A single window of Gossypium arboreum isolate Shixiya-1 chromosome 13, ASM2569848v2, whole genome shotgun sequence DNA harbors:
- the LOC108463382 gene encoding F-box/LRR-repeat protein At3g59190-like: MAIKRKQGFANAENLKTRDVKARRIDEEDLADRLSELPDHVILHIMSSLPIKEAVRTCLLSTRWKDLFTSISNIELDGVLRNKALRNRFMKFSDGFLSLRKDISVDRFRLCCGPGIDHRKINEWILYAVRHGVRELDLIFRSRSFETRHFTELEFAVFTCKTLLTLRLFNLPSLVLTIPTHCCLPKLKVLHLTFLKFSDDESIRRLLSSCYSLEELLVESCELSNLNKLSVCHPTLKRLTINDGHIDHSYELEINTPNLVCFDFGYFYCEETRLSLINLNSLSEARICIGFIAKMFSNYCNDTASAFDLMRALSCVQSFHLTGICLQIQAMLQSPSLIPEFPNLTSLKMGACYAGWENMLARCPCLETLAFELEDFDPVDWHTPKKDPSCLQHHIKAIKIFALKRKHVEFQLIGYLLKKAGVLECLTVEIESVTKREQRMMSKNICALPKASKKCHILII, encoded by the exons ATGGCCATCAAAAGAAAACAAGGTTTCGCTAATGCTGAAAACCTAAAAACCAG GGACGTAAAAGCCAGAAGAATAGATGAGGAAGACCTAGCCGACAGACTCAGTGAGTTGCCGGACCATGTTATTTTGCACATCATGTCATCGCTTCCGATTAAAGAAGCAGTTCGAACATGCCTTCTGTCAACCAGATGGAAGGATCTTTTTACTTCCATATCCAATATTGAGCTTGATGGAGTTCTAAGGAATAAGGCTTTACGTAATAGATTCATGAAATTTTCGGATGGATTTCTGTCCTTGCGTAAGGATATCAGCGTGGATAGATTTCGCCTCTGCTGTGGACCCGGAATTGATCATCGCAAGATCAATGAATGGATACTGTACGCAGTAAGGCATGGCGTTAGAGAACTTGACTTGATCTTTCGAAGCAGGTCCTTCGAAACAAGACACTTCACTGAGCTGGAATTCGCGGTTTTCACTTGTAAAACACTGCTCACATTGAGATTATTCAACCTTCCAAGTCTCGTCCTGACTATTCCCACCCATTGTTGTCTGCCGAAACTCAAAGTTCTCCATCTTACTTTTCTGAAGTTCTCTGATGATGAATCCATTAGAAGGCTACTTTCGAGCTGCTATTCGCTGGAGGAATTGCTTGTTGAATCATGTGAACTCAGCAACCTAAACAAACTCAGTGTTTGCCATCCTACACTGAAGAGGCTAACCATAAATGATGGTCATATTGACCATAGTTATGAACTGGAGATTAACACCCCGAATCTGGTCTGCTTTGATTTCGGCTACTTCTACTGTGAAGAAACAAGGCTCTCACTCATAAACCTAAACTCTCTTTCAGAAGCACGCATTTGTATTGGATTTATAGCTAAGATGTTTTCAAACTACTGCAATGACACTGCTTCGGCATTTGATTTGATGAGAGCACTCAGTTGTGTACAATCATTTCATTTAACCGGTATTTGCTTACAG ATTCAAGCTATGCTACAGAGCCCCAGTCTGATTCCCGAATTTCCAAACTTGACTTCTTTGAAGATGGGTGCCTGCTATGCTGGATGGGAAAACATGCTTGCTAGATGTCCATGTCTTGAAACCCTTGCTTTTGAGTTGGAG GACTTTGATCCCGTAGATTGGCATACACCGAAGAAAGATCCCTCTTGTTTACAGCATCATATCAAGGCAATCAAGATTTTTGCATTGAAAAGAAAGCATGTAGAGTTTCAATTGATCGGGTATCTTTTGAAGAAGGCAGGGGTCTTAGAGTGTTTGACGGTGGAGATCGAAAGCGTGACAAAGAGAGAGCAGAGAATGATGAGTAAAAATATATGTGCACTGCCAAAAGCTTCAAAGAAATGCCATATACTTATTATCTAA